Proteins encoded by one window of Arachis hypogaea cultivar Tifrunner chromosome 1, arahy.Tifrunner.gnm2.J5K5, whole genome shotgun sequence:
- the LOC112759454 gene encoding inositol transporter 1-like: MVVDISVSIKAGSSDYLEKHPEHKISFFRNSYVVGVTFAAGIGGLLFGYDTGVISGALLYIKDDFEVVKNSSFLQELIVAMALIGAIFGAAIGGYINDFLGRKVATIIADICFVLGSLLIAVAPNPTLIIVGRFFVGLGVGFASVTAPMYIAEVSPSEIRGGLVSINCLMITTGQFLSFVINYGLTRVPGTWRWMLGIAGTPAVIQLVLMAFLPESPRWLYLKNRKEEATNVLSKIYPSPRLEDEIEILEAHIKQEQRDKVKVKYSDVFKLKEIRFAFICGAGLQAFQQLTGISVIMYYSPTIIQLAGFKSNELALFLSLIVSAINAGGTILGIYLIDIVGRKKLTLGSLTGVVGALILLSASCYVRGHGNPSLVYGWLAVVGLALYIIFFAPGMGPVPWAVNTEIYPEEYRGICGGMSATINWVGSVIMSISFLSIVDVIGLGESFMILLAVACVAIVFVILYMPETKGLTFEEVSNIWKEKAYEKNKNTESMVEQAST, from the exons ATGGTGGTTGATATATCCGTGTCGATTAAAGCAGGAAGCTCTGATTATTTGGAGAAGCATCCAGAGCACAAAATATCCTTTTTCCGAAATTCTTACGTTGTTGGAGTTACTTTTGCGGCTGGTATTGGTGGCCTTCTATTCGGTTATGATACTG GTGTGATATCTGGTGCTCTCTTGTACATAAAAGATGATTTTGAAGTTGTAAAGAATAGTAGTTTTCTTCAA GAACTAATTGTTGCCATGGCCTTAATTGGTGCAATTTTTGGCGCCGCCATTGGTGGTTACATTAATGATTTCTTAGGACGTAAGGTTGCCACTATTATCGCAGATATTTGTTTTGTATTAGGATCACTCCTTATCGCTGTCGCACCAAATCCAACTCTTATCATAGTGGGCCGATTTTTTGTTGGCCTAGGTGTAGGTTTCGCTTCTGTTACTGCTCCTATGTATATAGCAGAAGTATCGCCATCTGAAATAAGAGGTGGATTAGTTAGTATCAATTGTCTTATGATTACAACTGGGCAATTTCTTTCCTTTGTCATCAATTATGGTTTGACTAGA GTTCCTGGGACATGGCGTTGGATGCTTGGAATTGCAGGTACACCAGCTGTCATTCAATTGGTTCTTATGGCCTTTCTCCCTGAATCCCCAAGATGGCTTTATTTGAAG AATAGGAAAGAGGAAGCCACCAATGTTCTTTCTAAGATCTATCCATCACCTCGGTTGGAGGACGAAATAGAAATTCTTGAAGCTCACATAAAGCAAGAACAAAGGGataaggtcaaagttaaatacaGTGATGTATTCAAGTTGAAAGAAATTAGATTTGCATTCATATGTGGGGCTGGACTTCAAGCATTCCAACAACTTACTGGAATTAGTGTTATAATGTACTATAGCCCAACAATCATCCAATTAGCTGGCTTCAAATCAAACGAATTGGCTTTGTTCTTATCCCTTATTGTTTCTGCAATTAATGCCGGTGGCACAATTCTTGGAATTTACCTTATTGACATTGTAGGTCGAAAGAAGCTAACTCTCGGTAGTTTAACAGGTGTAGTTGGAGCCTTGATCCTACTCTCTGCTTCATGTTATGTTAGAGGACATGGCAACCCGAGTTTAGTTTATGGGTGGCTTGCTGTTGTGGGTTTGGCTTTGTACATTATATTCTTTGCACCTGGAATGGGTCCTGTTCCTTGGGCTGTGAACACAGAGATATACCCTGAAGAATATAGAGGAATATGTGGTGGCATGTCTGCAACAATTAATTGGGTTGGTAGTGTCATTATGTCCATTAGCTTCCTTTCAATTGTAGATGTCATTGGGCTTGGTGAGAGCTTTATGATTCTTTTGGCAGTTGCTTGTGTTGCAATAGTTTTCGTGATTCTCTATATGCCGGAGACAAAAGGGTTGACTTTTGAAGAAGTTTCAAATATTTGGAAGGAGAAAGcctatgaaaaaaataaaaacacagaaAGCATGGTTGAGCAAGCAAGTACATGa